The following is a genomic window from Variovorax paradoxus.
CGCGACAACTCGGGGTTCTCGCGCAGGAACTCGCGTGCGTTGTCGCGGCCCTGGCCGATTTTCTCGCCGTTGTAGGCGTACCAGGCGCCCGACTTGTCGAGGATCTTGGCGTTCACGCCCATGTCGATGATTTCGCCTTCGCGGCTGATGCCTTCGCCGAACAGGATGTCGAACTCGGCCGTCTTGAACGGGGGCGAGACCTTGTTCTTCACCACCTTCACCTTGGTTTCGTTGCCGATGGCCTCGTCGCCCTTCTTGATGGTGCCAATGCGGCGGATGTCCAGGCGCACCGAGGCGTAGAACTTCAGCGCATTGCCGCCGGTGGTGGTTTCGGGCGAGCCGAACATCACGCCGATCTTCATGCGGATCTGGTTGATGAAGATGACCATGCAGTTGGTCTTCTTGATGGTGGCGGTGAGCTTGCGCAGCGCCTGGCTCATGAGGCGGGCCTGCAGGCCGGGCAGCGAGTCGCCCATTTCGCCTTCGATTTCGGCCTTGGGCGTGAGCGCGGCGACCGAGTCGACAACGATCAGGTCCACGGCACCCGAGCGCACCAGCGAATCGACGATTTCGAGCGCCTGCTCGCCGGTGTCGGGCTGGCTGATCAACAGGTCGGACAGGTTCACGCCGAGCTTCTGGGCGTATTGCACGTCGAGCGCATGCTCGGCATCGACGAAGGCGCAGGTGCCGGCCTGCTTTTGCATGGCGGCGATGACCTGCAGCGTGAGCGTGGTCTTGCCCGACGATTCAGGACCGTAGATTTCGATGACGCGGCCGCGCGGCAGGCCGCCGACGCCCAGCGCGATGTCAAGGCCGAGCGAGCCGGTGGAAACCACCTGGATGTCCTCGAGCGCCTCGCCTTCGCCGAGCCGCATGATCGTGCCCTTGCCGAACTGCTTTTCGATTTGCGCCAGCGCGGCTTGCAGGGCCTTGGCCTTTTCACTGTTGGCGACCGAGATGCTTGCGCCCTTGACGACTGCGTCCATGTGGAAATCTCCTTGAAAATCAACGGTTTGTGTGTGACTGCCATCCATCTGCTTTTAATTACAGGCTGGATGCTTGAACAGTAGTGTAGGGGCTCATTGGTTTGAGTAAACCTACTTTTTAGTCAGTTTGCTTTACCATTTGAGCGATGGCTGAAAGCGCTTTTCCGACCGATCCCGATGCCTGGCGGCAAACCCACCTGGGCCGCCTGCTGGGCCATGCGATGCGCCGCTTCGACGAGCGCGTGCTCGAACTCATGGCGCACGACGTCGATGTGCCGCTGGCACTGTCGAACCTGGCCGCGCGCGCCCAGGTGAGCGCCGCGCACATCCACATCACGCGGCACCTGGCACGCGAGGGTTCTCGACTGACCGAGCTGGCCGAGCGCGCCGGCATGACCAAACAGGCGATGGGGGCGCTGGTGGACCAATGCGAGGCCTGGGGCCTGGTCACACGCGGGCCCGATCCGCTCGATGCACGGGCGCGGCGTGTGCTTTTCACCGCCGACGGGCTGGCATGGCTCGACGCCTTCCGCAGCGCCGTTACGCAGGCCGAGCGCGAGTTCCGCGCCAGCGTCGGCAACGACGTCGCCACCGTGGTAACCATCGGTCTGGAAGCGTACACAGCGGGCTAGACTCGGCTGCGAGAGACAAATGTGAACGGCGCCGGCGCGGCGCCCGAACCGGCCGGAGGTGGCTCATGCGGATTCTGATTGCCGAAGACGACCAGGTGCTGGCCGATGCCCTGCTGCGCAGCCTGCGCACCTCGGGCGCGGCGGTCGACCACGTGGCGAACGGCTCGCAGGCCGACACCGCGCTCATGACGCACAGCGAGTTCGATTTGCTGATTCTCGATCTCGGGCTGCCCAGCCTGCACGGCATCGAAATTCTCAAGCGCCTGCGCGCGCGCGGTTCGCAGCTGCCCGTGCTGGTGCTCACCGCGGCCGACAGCGTGGAAGAACGCGTCAAGGGCCTGGACCACGGCGCCGACGACTACATGGCCAAGCCCTTCAGCCTGCAGGAGCTCGAAGCGCGCGTGCGGGCACTCACGCGTCGCGGCATGGGCGCCACCAGCAACACCATCCGGCATGGCCCGCTGGTGTACGACCAGGCCGGCCGGGTGGCCACCATCGACGGCAAGATGGTCGAGCTCTCGGCGCGCGAACTCGGGCTGCTCGAGGTGCTGCTGCAGCGCGCCGGCCGCCTGGTCAGCAAGGACCAGCTGGTGGAGCGCCTCTGCGAATGGGGCGAGGAAGTGAGCCTGAACGCCATCGAGGTCTACATCCACCGCCTGCGCAAGAAGATCGAAAAGGGGCCGGTGCGCATTGCCACCGTGCGCGGCCTGGGCTATTGCCTCGAAAAAATCCAGCAATGACCGCCGGGGGCTCGCCCGAGGGCTTCGGAGACCGCAAGCCTTGAAACTGTTCCAGCGCGCGCAGCGCTCACTGTTCGGCGAGATCCTCGACTGGATGCTCACGCCGCTGCTGCTGCTGGTGCCGGTGAGCATCGGCGTCACGTGGCTGGTGGCACAGGGCATTGCCAACGCGCCATTCGACCGCGCGCTCGAATACAACGTGCAGACGCTGGCGCGCCTGGTCACCGTGCAGCAGGGCCAGACGGAGTTCGTGCTGCCGCAGCCGGCGCGGGAGATCTTGCGGGCCGACGATGCCGACCGCGTCTACTACCAGGTGCTCGACAGCCACGGCAAGCTCTTGAGCGGGGAGGCCGACGTGCCGCACCCCAACACCGACGAGCCCCCGGTCACGGGCGTGGTTTCGCTTCGCAACGGCGAGATGCGCGGCAAGCCGGTGCGCGTGGCGTCGCTTTGGCTGGCCGACGGCGGCGACGACTCGGCCCCCGCGCTGCTGCAGGTGGCCGAGACGCGCGAGAAGCAGTCGGTGCTGGCCATCGAAATCATCAAGGGCGTGCTGCTGCCGCAGTTCGCGATCCTGCCGCTCGCAGTGCTGCTGATCTGGCTGGCGCTGGTGCGCGGCATCAAGCCGCTCTCGGTGGTGGAGGCGCGCATCCGCGAGCGGCGCCCCGGCGATCTGAGCCCGCTCGACGAATCGTCGGTGCCGCTCGAAGTGGTGCCGCTGGTGTCTTCGGTGAACGAACTGCTGGACAAGCTCAACGATTCCATCCACACCCAGAAGCGCTTTCTCGCCGATGCGGCGCACCAGCTCAAGACGCCGCTTGCGGGCTTGCGCATGCAGGCCGACCTGGCGCAGCGTGAAGGCGCCAACGCTGACGAGCTCAAGCAGTCGCTCAAGCAGATTGGCCGCGCCAGCGTGCGCGCGACCCACACCGTCAACCAGTTGCTATCTCTCGCCCGTGCCGAAAGCACCGGCGCGGGCACAGGCCGCCAACCCTGCGACTTGGCACGCCTCACCATCGAAGTGGTGCGCGAAGCCGTGCCGCGCGCCATCGAGAAGCGTATCGACCTCGGCTACGACGGCGCCGAGGAAGGTGCTCCCGGCGTGGTGCTCGAAGGCAACGCCACCTTGCTGAAGGAACTGGTGCGCAATCTGGTCGACAACGCCATCAACTACACGCCCTCCACCCCTGAGCGGCCAGGCGTGATCACCGCGCGCGTGCTGGCCGATCCGTTCGGGCATGTGGTGCTGCTGCAGGTGGAAGACAACGGCCCGGGCATTGCGGAATCCGATCGCGAACTGGTGTTCGAGCCCTTCTACCGCGTGCTCGGCAACGAGGCCGATGGTTCGGGGCTGGGTTTGCCGATCGTGCGGGAGATTGCCAACCAGCACCATGCGCAGGTCAAGCTCGAAGACGCACATCCGGGCCGGCAACCGCCGGGGGCGCGCTTCACGGTGCGCTTCGAGGGCGAAGAGCTGGCGCCTTGAGCTGCAGCGCGTTCAGGGCGCGGCGGTGGTGTTGCCGTTGCCGGTCTTGCCGTCCTTGCGGATCTGCAGCCATTCGGGGTGAACCTGGCGCGAGAGGCGCTGCGGCTCTCGCTCGGTGATGCCGGCCGGCATCAATCCGAAGCCGGCCAGGTCGCCGCGAGCCCACAGCCAGTAGCCGACATTGGCCAGGACGAGAACGATCAGTGCAAGGCGCAACTTCATGGTGAATCTCAAAAAGCCATGCCGCGAGGGCGCACGCTGACTTCGTCGCTCGAGACCATCTGCAAGCCCCCGGCCGTGCGCACCTGCAGTTCGCCGCCCCAGGCCACGCCTTCGCACGTGCCGAAGCTGCCGTCGCTGAGCTGGACCTCGCGCCCGCGCAATGCGTCGCGCGCGGCAAAGCGTTCGGCAAAGGGCGCGAAGCCTTGCGCCTCGAAGGCCTGCACGCTGCGCACCAGCGGCGCGGCAAGTTCGGCAAGCACCTCGGGCCCGGTGGCGTCAGGGCGCCATTGGCGCAGCCACGCGGGCGGCGTGCGCATGCCCTCGGCTTCGCGCGGGCCGATGTTGATGCCGATGCCGATCACCAGGTAGCGCGGCGGGCCCGCCGCATCGGCGCGGCCCGCATGCGGCGTTGCGGTTTCGATCAGGATGCCGGCCAGCTTGCGGTCGTTCACCCACAGGTCGTTGGGCCACTTGAGCGCCACCTTCGCATCGCCGGACGGATCGAGGCTTTCCGCCACGCTGACGCCCACGGCCAGCGAGAGCCCCGACCAGTCGCGCGGCGCGAGCGGCAGGCCCAGCGAAAAGGTGAGCGAGGCGGCGTTTTGCTGCTCGCCCTGCTGCGCGCTTTGCCACGGCCGGCCAAGGCGGCCGCGCCCGGCTGTCTGGCGCTCGGCCACCAGCAGCACCGGCTCGGCGCGGCCGGCGCGCGCGCGGCGCATGAGCTCGGTGTTGGTCGAGTCGATCTCGGCCACGGCCTCGACCGCAAACCCGGGCAGCAGCGGCGCCACTGCCGCGGCAATCCGGTCTTCGAACCATTCGGCCGTGGTGCTCATGCTCAGCCCTTGCCGGCCTCGTCCTTTTTAGACTTCTTTTTCTCGGACTTCTTTTCAGCCTTTTTTTCGGCTTTCCTGTCTGCCTTTTTCGCTTCTTTTTTCTCGGCCTTTTTCTTCTCGGCCTTCTTCTTGGCTTTTTTCTTCTTTTTCTTTTCTTCGTCTTCGTCCTTGGGCGTCAGCAACGTGCCGCGGCAATTCTCGGAGCCGCACCAGCACGGAAACTCGGCCAGCAGCTTGGGCGTATAGGGCTCGTCGATGATCAGGCCGTAGTCGTAGTTGAGCTCTTCTCCTGCAGCGATGTTGCGCAGGGCCTTGATATAAACGCGCCCGTTGACTTCGTCGGCCTCGCAGTTCGGCTCGCACGAGTGATTGATCCAGCGCGCGGCATTGCCGTTCACGTTGCCGTCGATCACCCGGCCGTCGTCGATGTGGAAGTAGAAGGTGTGGTTGGGTTGGGAAGGGTCGTGCGGATGGCGGCGCAGCGCCTCTTTCCAACTGATGACTTCACCCTTGTATTCGATCAGCGTCTCGCCTTCGGCCAGGTCGTCCACCGCGAACACGCCGTTGCCGTGGACATCCGAACGCCGCATCTGAATGCGGCGGCCGGCGAATTGTGGGGATTTGGAAGGCATCGCCGAAGTCTGTTAGGTTGAATATGCACACATGCGCGTGTGCGCGTGCGCACACGCGGGAAGCCGCAGATTGTATGTGGCCCCCACGCTCTCGCACGGCGTGTCGTCGCTGCCCCCCGAAGGGGGCCGCAGGCCGCCTTGAGGCGGCTCGGCGCCGGCCTGGGAACTCTTTTAGGAATGTTGATGAAGACTTTGGTAATTGCAGAAAAGCCGTCGGTGGCACAGGACATCGTCCGCGCCCTCACGCCGGTGGCCGGCAAGTTCGACAAACACGACGAGCATTTCGAGAACGAAAGCTACGTTGTGACTAGCGCTGTCGGCCACCTGGTCGAAATCCAGGCGCCCGAGGAGTTCGACGTCAAGCGGGGCAAGTGGAGCTTCGCGAACCTGCCGGTCATTCCGCCCCACTTCGACCTGAAGCCGGTCGACAAGACCAAGACGCGCCTGAACGCCGTGGTCAAGCAGGCCAAGCGCAAGGACGTGACGCAACTCATCAACGCCTGCGACGCGGGCCGCGAGGGTGAGCTGATCTTTCGCCTGATCGAGCAGTACGCGGGCGGCAAGACGGGCCTGAACAAGCCGGTGAAGCGCTTGTGGCTGCAGTCGATGACGCCGCAGGCCATTCGCGACGGCTTCGACGCGCTGCGCACCGAAAAGCAGATGCAGGGCCTGGC
Proteins encoded in this region:
- the recA gene encoding recombinase RecA, coding for MDAVVKGASISVANSEKAKALQAALAQIEKQFGKGTIMRLGEGEALEDIQVVSTGSLGLDIALGVGGLPRGRVIEIYGPESSGKTTLTLQVIAAMQKQAGTCAFVDAEHALDVQYAQKLGVNLSDLLISQPDTGEQALEIVDSLVRSGAVDLIVVDSVAALTPKAEIEGEMGDSLPGLQARLMSQALRKLTATIKKTNCMVIFINQIRMKIGVMFGSPETTTGGNALKFYASVRLDIRRIGTIKKGDEAIGNETKVKVVKNKVSPPFKTAEFDILFGEGISREGEIIDMGVNAKILDKSGAWYAYNGEKIGQGRDNAREFLRENPELSREIENKVRESLGIPLLAADADAPATEKAEKPAKAAKAEKADKGE
- a CDS encoding sporulation protein; amino-acid sequence: MKLRLALIVLVLANVGYWLWARGDLAGFGLMPAGITEREPQRLSRQVHPEWLQIRKDGKTGNGNTTAAP
- a CDS encoding MarR family winged helix-turn-helix transcriptional regulator, with translation MAESAFPTDPDAWRQTHLGRLLGHAMRRFDERVLELMAHDVDVPLALSNLAARAQVSAAHIHITRHLAREGSRLTELAERAGMTKQAMGALVDQCEAWGLVTRGPDPLDARARRVLFTADGLAWLDAFRSAVTQAEREFRASVGNDVATVVTIGLEAYTAG
- a CDS encoding biotin--[acetyl-CoA-carboxylase] ligase, translated to MSTTAEWFEDRIAAAVAPLLPGFAVEAVAEIDSTNTELMRRARAGRAEPVLLVAERQTAGRGRLGRPWQSAQQGEQQNAASLTFSLGLPLAPRDWSGLSLAVGVSVAESLDPSGDAKVALKWPNDLWVNDRKLAGILIETATPHAGRADAAGPPRYLVIGIGINIGPREAEGMRTPPAWLRQWRPDATGPEVLAELAAPLVRSVQAFEAQGFAPFAERFAARDALRGREVQLSDGSFGTCEGVAWGGELQVRTAGGLQMVSSDEVSVRPRGMAF
- a CDS encoding SET domain-containing protein, yielding MPSKSPQFAGRRIQMRRSDVHGNGVFAVDDLAEGETLIEYKGEVISWKEALRRHPHDPSQPNHTFYFHIDDGRVIDGNVNGNAARWINHSCEPNCEADEVNGRVYIKALRNIAAGEELNYDYGLIIDEPYTPKLLAEFPCWCGSENCRGTLLTPKDEDEEKKKKKKAKKKAEKKKAEKKEAKKADRKAEKKAEKKSEKKKSKKDEAGKG
- a CDS encoding sensor histidine kinase, yielding MKLFQRAQRSLFGEILDWMLTPLLLLVPVSIGVTWLVAQGIANAPFDRALEYNVQTLARLVTVQQGQTEFVLPQPAREILRADDADRVYYQVLDSHGKLLSGEADVPHPNTDEPPVTGVVSLRNGEMRGKPVRVASLWLADGGDDSAPALLQVAETREKQSVLAIEIIKGVLLPQFAILPLAVLLIWLALVRGIKPLSVVEARIRERRPGDLSPLDESSVPLEVVPLVSSVNELLDKLNDSIHTQKRFLADAAHQLKTPLAGLRMQADLAQREGANADELKQSLKQIGRASVRATHTVNQLLSLARAESTGAGTGRQPCDLARLTIEVVREAVPRAIEKRIDLGYDGAEEGAPGVVLEGNATLLKELVRNLVDNAINYTPSTPERPGVITARVLADPFGHVVLLQVEDNGPGIAESDRELVFEPFYRVLGNEADGSGLGLPIVREIANQHHAQVKLEDAHPGRQPPGARFTVRFEGEELAP
- a CDS encoding response regulator, with the translated sequence MRILIAEDDQVLADALLRSLRTSGAAVDHVANGSQADTALMTHSEFDLLILDLGLPSLHGIEILKRLRARGSQLPVLVLTAADSVEERVKGLDHGADDYMAKPFSLQELEARVRALTRRGMGATSNTIRHGPLVYDQAGRVATIDGKMVELSARELGLLEVLLQRAGRLVSKDQLVERLCEWGEEVSLNAIEVYIHRLRKKIEKGPVRIATVRGLGYCLEKIQQ